A single genomic interval of Granulicella tundricola MP5ACTX9 harbors:
- a CDS encoding acyl carrier protein: MSNEELLAGLQEIFQDVLDLPDLVLTPESNAQNVPDWDSLAHVNLITMIEKKYKVKFALGELQELKNVGDMITLLQAKLAAK, translated from the coding sequence ATGAGCAATGAGGAACTTCTTGCCGGACTTCAAGAGATTTTCCAGGATGTCCTGGACTTGCCCGATCTCGTTCTTACGCCCGAGTCCAATGCCCAGAATGTTCCCGACTGGGACTCTCTCGCCCACGTAAATCTGATCACCATGATCGAGAAGAAATACAAGGTGAAATTTGCCCTGGGAGAACTCCAGGAGTTGAAGAACGTCGGTGACATGATCACCCTTCTTCAAGCCAAGCTCGCCGCCAAATGA
- a CDS encoding EAL domain-containing protein, which yields MTMAFQPIVDVLESRVYAYEALVRGIKNEPAGVVMAQLTEENRYAFDQSCRVAAITLAARLGLKDTGAKLSINFKPGAVYSPSACIRLTLETARALEFPLDLLIFEITEMEEIKDRNHVLKIAQEYRRHGFQMAIDDFGSGYSGLNLLADLTPEILKLDMDLTRNLHERPTALAIVRSTVELCRALGVTCIAEGVETLEELRALRSCGIRLMQGYLLARPAFEALPTVQYPDSCDVSSARDAPSQTLTA from the coding sequence ATGACGATGGCGTTCCAACCCATTGTCGATGTGCTGGAGTCACGCGTCTATGCCTACGAAGCCCTTGTCCGAGGCATAAAAAACGAACCAGCGGGCGTAGTCATGGCGCAGCTAACCGAAGAAAACAGATACGCCTTCGATCAAAGTTGCCGGGTGGCGGCCATTACTCTGGCAGCACGCCTCGGGCTGAAAGACACTGGAGCGAAGTTATCCATCAACTTCAAGCCCGGTGCCGTCTACAGCCCCTCGGCTTGTATCCGCCTCACCCTTGAGACCGCACGAGCGCTTGAATTCCCACTTGACCTGCTCATCTTTGAAATCACCGAAATGGAAGAAATCAAAGACCGAAACCACGTCTTGAAGATTGCCCAGGAATATCGTCGCCACGGATTTCAAATGGCTATCGATGACTTCGGCTCGGGCTATTCGGGTCTCAATCTTTTAGCGGACCTTACACCTGAAATCCTCAAACTGGATATGGACCTCACCCGCAATCTTCACGAGCGACCCACAGCCCTCGCTATCGTCCGTTCCACTGTCGAACTTTGCCGGGCACTCGGAGTCACTTGCATCGCCGAAGGAGTCGAGACCCTTGAGGAACTTCGGGCGCTTCGCTCTTGCGGCATCCGTTTGATGCAGGGCTACCTCCTAGCTCGACCGGCCTTTGAGGCCCTACCCACCGTTCAGTACCCGGATAGCTGTGACGTGTCGTCCGCCCGAGATGCGCCTAGTCAAACTCTTACCGCATAG
- a CDS encoding HAD-IIIC family phosphatase, with protein MAQPDGIDLASLSLDDVLMKRKALKRRLSARQNLRPLRLAVLGGSTTNETVELLELWLLEAGFLPFIHQSEYGRFYVDAVHDTDALVEFKPDIVYVHTSAINIERFAPVGCSEREFDEQVQAELGRFREIWKSLEEKLGCLVIQNNFEFPPYAILGNLDAVVSGGHVRFITALNVEFAKAAAANPKLLLQDICCISARLGLDRWFDPERWFSYKIVTSPEGSSALAVSLAAIVRASYGQTRKVLVLDLDNTLWGGVIGDDGVDKIQIGKETPIAEAYTAFQEYCLSLRNRGILLAVCSKNTDEIARQGFEHPDSILKLEHISCFKANWDPKHENIAAIAKELNLGTDSFVFVDDNPAERAIVEAQVQGIAVPNVGSEVSKYAAIIEAGRYFEQISLSREDVERAALYQENTQRAVFETKFSDYGEYLDSLEMSAEIGAFRSVYLDRITQLTNKTNQFNLTTRRYTLAEIEAVLSDPDAIGIYGRLSDRFGDNGLISIVLGHRAGNVLEIDLWLMSCRVLKRDMEVAMLDALVEKARGIGIEKLHGHYIPSKKNAMVEGHYAALGFDLVSRDEAGAALYSLQIAVYVSRNTHIKVVEPVQ; from the coding sequence ATGGCTCAACCAGATGGAATCGATCTTGCAAGCCTCTCTCTGGACGACGTCCTGATGAAGAGGAAAGCGCTGAAGCGCAGGCTCAGTGCACGCCAGAATTTACGGCCCCTTCGCCTGGCTGTGCTGGGCGGCAGCACGACCAATGAAACGGTCGAGCTGCTGGAGTTATGGCTGCTCGAAGCCGGTTTTCTCCCCTTTATTCACCAGTCTGAATACGGCCGATTTTATGTCGATGCGGTCCACGATACCGATGCCCTGGTCGAGTTCAAACCGGACATCGTGTACGTCCATACGTCGGCGATCAACATTGAGCGATTTGCTCCCGTAGGCTGCTCGGAACGTGAGTTCGACGAGCAGGTGCAGGCCGAGCTGGGGCGCTTCCGGGAGATATGGAAATCGCTCGAGGAAAAGCTTGGCTGTCTCGTCATCCAGAACAATTTCGAGTTCCCCCCCTACGCCATTCTGGGCAATCTCGACGCCGTCGTCAGCGGTGGGCATGTGCGTTTCATCACGGCTCTGAACGTGGAGTTTGCCAAGGCCGCAGCCGCTAATCCGAAGCTGCTGCTGCAGGACATCTGCTGCATTTCGGCGCGCCTTGGTCTGGATCGATGGTTCGACCCGGAGCGCTGGTTCAGCTACAAGATCGTCACCTCGCCCGAGGGCAGCAGTGCGCTGGCCGTCTCGCTGGCAGCCATCGTGCGGGCGTCGTACGGCCAGACGCGCAAGGTACTGGTGCTGGACCTCGACAACACGCTGTGGGGCGGAGTCATCGGAGACGATGGCGTAGACAAGATCCAGATCGGCAAGGAAACGCCGATCGCCGAAGCCTACACCGCGTTCCAGGAGTATTGTCTTTCGCTGCGCAACCGCGGCATCCTGCTCGCGGTGTGTTCCAAGAACACCGACGAGATCGCGCGCCAAGGCTTCGAGCACCCTGACTCCATTCTGAAGCTGGAGCACATCTCCTGCTTCAAGGCCAACTGGGACCCGAAGCATGAGAACATCGCAGCCATTGCCAAAGAACTGAACCTGGGCACCGATAGTTTTGTCTTCGTTGACGACAATCCTGCCGAGCGCGCCATCGTCGAGGCCCAGGTGCAGGGCATTGCTGTTCCCAATGTTGGGAGTGAGGTGTCGAAGTACGCCGCGATCATCGAGGCCGGACGCTACTTCGAGCAGATCTCGCTCTCGCGCGAGGACGTGGAACGCGCCGCGCTGTACCAGGAAAATACGCAGCGCGCGGTGTTCGAAACAAAGTTCTCGGACTATGGTGAATATCTCGACTCACTTGAAATGTCCGCGGAGATCGGCGCGTTCCGCTCGGTCTACCTGGACCGCATCACTCAGTTGACCAACAAGACCAACCAGTTCAACCTGACCACGCGTCGCTACACGCTCGCCGAAATCGAAGCCGTTCTTAGCGATCCGGACGCGATCGGAATCTACGGCAGGCTGAGCGATCGCTTCGGCGATAACGGTCTGATTTCGATCGTGCTTGGGCATCGCGCCGGCAACGTGCTCGAGATCGACCTGTGGTTGATGAGTTGCCGCGTGCTCAAGCGCGATATGGAAGTCGCCATGCTGGATGCGCTGGTGGAAAAGGCTCGCGGGATAGGCATCGAAAAGCTTCACGGGCATTACATTCCAAGCAAGAAAAACGCCATGGTGGAGGGTCATTACGCCGCGCTTGGCTTCGACCTGGTGAGCCGGGATGAGGCAGGCGCTGCGCTATACTCACTCCAGATTGCCGTTTACGTTTCGCGCAATACTCACATCAAAGTTGTGGAGCCAGTTCAATGA
- a CDS encoding YheT family hydrolase codes for MPIFEPTDFHPRRFLSNGHLQTIVGNFLPRPSHLPPPEPQLVEVSPATRDYISSQVLCQCHWQPEEVRAERMTVIILHGLEGSANSQYVVGNANKMWLAGFNVVRMNMRNCGGTEALSPTLYHSGLSADVDHVMRFFIAQHGLQRIALVGYSMGGNLVLKLAGDLADQAPVQLHAVVGVSPALDLGPSADALQSPLNRIYERRFLRALTKRFRRKAQLFPHVYDPARADGLTSLRDFDDRITALYSGFRSADDYYLRASAARVLSRIAVPTLILHALDDPFVRITQESNAAIAANPAITFLEPAHGGHCAFLATPDPAHHDDGYWAESTLLRFIHSHC; via the coding sequence ATGCCGATCTTCGAGCCCACGGACTTTCATCCCCGCCGCTTCCTGTCGAACGGCCACCTCCAGACCATCGTCGGCAACTTCCTCCCGCGTCCGAGTCATCTTCCGCCGCCTGAGCCTCAGCTCGTAGAGGTCTCACCCGCCACGCGCGACTATATCTCCAGTCAGGTCCTCTGCCAGTGCCACTGGCAGCCGGAGGAGGTTCGTGCCGAGCGCATGACCGTCATCATCCTGCACGGTCTGGAAGGCTCCGCGAACTCCCAGTACGTCGTCGGCAACGCCAATAAGATGTGGCTGGCCGGCTTCAACGTCGTCCGCATGAACATGCGCAACTGCGGCGGTACGGAGGCCCTCAGCCCCACCCTTTATCACTCCGGCCTCTCCGCTGACGTCGATCATGTCATGCGCTTCTTCATCGCCCAGCACGGTCTTCAGCGCATCGCCCTCGTGGGTTATTCCATGGGCGGCAACCTGGTCCTCAAGCTGGCCGGCGATCTCGCCGACCAGGCGCCAGTTCAACTCCATGCAGTCGTAGGCGTATCCCCTGCGCTCGATCTCGGTCCCTCGGCCGACGCCCTCCAGTCGCCGCTCAATCGCATCTACGAGCGCCGCTTCCTCCGCGCCCTCACCAAACGCTTCCGCCGCAAGGCCCAGCTCTTTCCCCACGTCTACGACCCCGCCCGCGCCGATGGCCTGACCTCGCTGCGCGACTTCGACGACCGCATCACCGCGCTCTACTCCGGCTTCCGCAGCGCGGATGACTACTACCTCCGAGCCTCCGCGGCCCGCGTCCTCAGCCGCATCGCCGTGCCCACGCTCATCCTGCACGCGCTGGACGATCCCTTCGTTCGCATCACCCAGGAGAGCAATGCGGCCATCGCCGCCAACCCCGCCATCACCTTCCTTGAGCCCGCGCACGGCGGCCACTGCGCCTTCCTCGCCACGCCTGATCCGGCCCATCACGACGACGGCTACTGGGCAGAGTCCACCCTCCTCCGCTTCATCCACTCTCATTGCTGA
- a CDS encoding GGDEF domain-containing protein produces MTVYTAFAVLLALHNRKIKGLSLLSAGLVVALLETILQGLDGSISPLWSSLAANELYLLTFVLQMLGLRWFVTRSSLRMRWPMVCIAVMMVSYAGLYAARVAYIGNLINIPVIVLCGTTAWMLLRRGRGLYLRVSRWTTVFLLGEMAVAFYRALLTNLHYALPWAVAAARHDSRWLDSLIAGMFVSSCVVMCDLWFFVTALESELMEQARTDSLTGALNRRALRVEGAREVARTLRSGHTLCLLLLDVDHFKELNDTFGHSAGDAALQYMVQQVRGVLRTQDLLARSGGEEFTILLPETPLDRGELVAERLRLEVDSKDFIYEGTAIHLSVSVGVATLDPHCADFEALMRRADSAMYMAKRMGRNRVMAYGAEALVDDRQINIA; encoded by the coding sequence ATGACGGTTTACACGGCGTTTGCCGTGCTGCTGGCCTTGCATAACCGCAAGATCAAGGGCCTGTCGCTGCTCTCGGCCGGCTTGGTCGTCGCGTTGTTGGAGACGATTCTGCAAGGGCTGGACGGCAGCATCTCCCCACTCTGGTCGTCGCTGGCGGCCAATGAGCTGTACCTGCTGACGTTCGTGTTGCAGATGCTGGGATTGCGCTGGTTTGTGACCAGGAGCTCGCTGCGGATGCGCTGGCCCATGGTCTGCATCGCCGTGATGATGGTCTCGTACGCGGGACTGTACGCCGCGCGCGTCGCTTATATCGGCAACCTGATCAACATCCCGGTCATCGTGCTGTGCGGCACGACGGCATGGATGCTGCTGCGGCGCGGACGCGGGCTGTACCTGCGTGTCTCACGTTGGACGACGGTCTTTCTGCTGGGCGAGATGGCAGTCGCGTTCTACCGTGCGCTGCTGACGAACCTGCACTACGCACTCCCGTGGGCGGTCGCCGCGGCCCGCCATGATTCACGCTGGCTCGATTCCCTGATTGCGGGGATGTTTGTCTCCAGTTGCGTGGTCATGTGCGACCTCTGGTTCTTTGTCACGGCGCTGGAGAGCGAGTTGATGGAGCAGGCACGGACCGACTCACTGACCGGCGCGCTGAACCGCCGTGCGCTCCGCGTGGAAGGTGCGCGAGAGGTGGCACGTACGCTCCGGTCCGGCCATACGCTCTGCCTGCTGCTGCTGGACGTGGATCACTTCAAGGAGTTGAACGATACCTTCGGTCACTCGGCTGGCGATGCTGCCCTGCAATATATGGTGCAGCAGGTGCGCGGCGTGCTGCGGACCCAGGACCTGCTGGCCCGGTCCGGCGGTGAGGAGTTCACGATCCTGCTTCCGGAAACGCCACTCGACCGCGGCGAACTGGTGGCGGAGCGTCTGCGGCTGGAAGTGGACAGTAAGGACTTTATCTATGAAGGCACCGCAATCCATCTCTCCGTAAGCGTGGGTGTAGCGACGCTGGACCCGCACTGCGCTGACTTTGAGGCCCTCATGCGTCGCGCGGACTCGGCGATGTACATGGCCAAGCGCATGGGACGGAACCGTGTGATGGCCTACGGCGCGGAAGCTTTAGTCGACGACCGGCAGATCAACATCGCCTGA
- a CDS encoding DUF4112 domain-containing protein encodes MAITAKPEVLSPRTKRGGKAFDDEHLDLLSHLLDDFIRVPGTPIRFGLDGIVGFIPGVGDVLGGLASSIIIVAAWVRGVPRVTVARMVLNVAIETAVGSVPFLGNLFDIGWKANRRNYKLLRGSIDAPERHTGMSWLFIAGVCVVLAALMFVPLVLIGWGLHTIGMDLHKLSGR; translated from the coding sequence ATGGCCATCACCGCCAAACCCGAAGTGCTCTCTCCCCGGACGAAACGGGGCGGTAAGGCGTTCGACGACGAACACCTGGACCTCCTCTCGCACCTGCTGGATGACTTTATCCGGGTGCCTGGAACGCCCATCCGCTTTGGGCTGGACGGCATCGTCGGGTTCATTCCGGGGGTGGGAGATGTGCTGGGCGGGCTGGCGTCTTCGATCATCATTGTGGCGGCCTGGGTGCGGGGCGTGCCGCGCGTCACGGTGGCCCGAATGGTGCTCAATGTGGCGATCGAGACGGCGGTGGGATCGGTGCCGTTCCTGGGGAACCTCTTCGACATTGGCTGGAAGGCAAACCGGCGGAACTACAAGCTGCTGCGCGGATCGATCGACGCTCCGGAGCGGCATACGGGCATGAGTTGGCTGTTCATCGCGGGCGTGTGCGTGGTGCTTGCGGCACTCATGTTTGTGCCGCTGGTGCTGATCGGGTGGGGCCTGCATACGATCGGGATGGACCTGCACAAGCTAAGTGGACGGTAA
- a CDS encoding DUF72 domain-containing protein, whose amino-acid sequence MPRSKSSESASPKPGLFPETPPTTPNLFAGTSGWAYPTWKPGFYPAKTSAKNFLGFYASQLNSVEVNFTFRKLPTEAQLNGWLAQTGEGFRFSFKAPQRITHFSRLRDCHEQLTEFIAALKPAADAGKLGLLLFQLPPNFKADPARLATFLADPALIGAPPIAFEFRHESWFSDEIYAVLRAHNAALCIAETDDLNTPEVHTSATHTSFRLRRAGGYSPEELAVFAIRFKALAKDRQVYAYFKHEDEPTGALNATAFLALASGAKA is encoded by the coding sequence GTGCCGCGTTCCAAATCATCCGAGTCTGCCTCCCCGAAGCCGGGTCTCTTCCCGGAAACACCTCCTACAACTCCGAATCTCTTCGCCGGCACCTCCGGCTGGGCCTACCCCACGTGGAAGCCCGGGTTCTATCCCGCCAAGACCTCCGCTAAGAACTTCCTCGGCTTCTACGCCTCCCAGCTCAACTCGGTTGAGGTGAACTTCACCTTCCGCAAGCTCCCTACTGAGGCGCAACTCAATGGCTGGCTCGCCCAGACAGGCGAGGGCTTCCGCTTCAGCTTCAAGGCCCCCCAGCGCATCACCCACTTCAGTCGCCTGCGCGATTGCCACGAGCAACTCACCGAGTTCATCGCTGCCCTGAAGCCCGCTGCTGATGCGGGCAAGCTCGGGCTGCTGCTCTTCCAACTCCCACCCAACTTCAAAGCAGATCCAGCCCGTCTCGCCACCTTCCTCGCAGACCCCGCGCTCATTGGCGCTCCGCCCATCGCCTTCGAGTTCCGCCACGAGAGCTGGTTCTCAGACGAGATCTACGCCGTCCTGCGCGCGCACAACGCGGCCCTCTGCATCGCGGAGACCGACGACCTCAACACCCCGGAGGTCCACACCTCCGCCACCCACACGTCATTCCGTCTTCGCCGCGCCGGTGGCTATAGCCCGGAAGAACTCGCAGTCTTCGCAATACGCTTCAAGGCTCTTGCCAAAGACCGCCAGGTCTACGCCTACTTCAAGCATGAGGACGAGCCCACCGGAGCCCTCAACGCCACTGCTTTTCTTGCTCTCGCATCCGGAGCCAAGGCCTGA
- a CDS encoding MBOAT family O-acyltransferase — protein MLFSSGTFIFLFLPASLIGYQILSRFGRTAMLSWLAMTSLFFYGYWNPAYLLLLLGSIVMNFLFARMLGEGRPDASQSRWLVAAIAANLALLMYYKYLFPLLNFFHAHGIVSHGFQEVMLPLGISFFTFTQIAYLIDLRQMIAKRQGLLSYSVFVTFFPHLIAGPVIHPREMMPQLEGRLRGLKAADLSLGLSWFILGLAKKVLIADRISPLADILFAHPASAGFSLGWLGSVAYAMQLYFDFSGYSDMALGIARMFSIEFPVNFNSPYKAQGIIEFWQRWHMTLSRYLNEYLYTPISRSINGRRMDAGKKVTRKATATLEGFSSMVALPVMTTMFLAGIWHGAGLQFLIFGVLHGTYLTINHAWRIFTPEGHRFHRRVPAPLMILLSFVCFVISLVFFRSANVHDALYILGTMAGAHGRHLSFNSFPYLAEIPSISKFLRSLPSALLALGVCFFIVWGMPNTQEILGQLGPDQKRKPSLLPRLSWKPTTSWSLGLAMIFCIAILLLDASTRFLYFQF, from the coding sequence ATGCTGTTTTCCTCCGGAACGTTTATTTTCCTCTTCCTGCCGGCGAGCCTGATCGGATATCAGATTCTCAGCCGCTTCGGCCGCACCGCGATGCTCTCCTGGCTGGCGATGACGTCGCTGTTTTTTTACGGGTATTGGAATCCTGCGTATCTGTTGCTTCTGCTGGGCTCGATTGTCATGAACTTCCTGTTTGCCAGAATGCTTGGGGAAGGCCGCCCGGACGCCAGCCAGAGCCGGTGGCTCGTCGCCGCGATCGCCGCCAACCTCGCATTGCTGATGTATTACAAGTACCTGTTTCCGCTGCTGAACTTCTTCCACGCACATGGCATCGTGAGCCATGGCTTTCAAGAGGTCATGCTGCCGCTGGGAATTTCCTTTTTTACGTTTACCCAGATCGCGTACCTGATCGACCTTCGGCAGATGATTGCCAAACGCCAGGGCTTGCTGTCCTACTCGGTTTTCGTGACTTTTTTCCCGCACCTGATCGCTGGCCCGGTCATACATCCTCGCGAGATGATGCCGCAGCTTGAAGGCCGCCTGCGGGGACTGAAGGCCGCGGATCTTTCGCTCGGCCTCAGCTGGTTCATCCTGGGCCTGGCCAAAAAAGTTCTGATCGCCGACCGGATTTCTCCGCTTGCGGATATTCTTTTCGCGCACCCGGCCAGCGCCGGGTTTTCGCTTGGCTGGCTGGGTTCCGTGGCCTATGCGATGCAGCTTTATTTCGACTTTTCGGGTTACTCCGATATGGCGCTCGGCATCGCCCGGATGTTCTCGATTGAATTTCCGGTGAACTTCAATTCGCCTTATAAGGCACAGGGAATTATCGAGTTCTGGCAGCGCTGGCACATGACGCTTTCGCGCTACCTGAACGAATATCTGTACACGCCGATTTCGCGCTCGATCAACGGCCGGCGCATGGATGCCGGCAAGAAGGTGACGCGCAAGGCAACCGCCACGCTGGAAGGGTTCAGCAGCATGGTTGCCCTTCCGGTGATGACGACCATGTTCCTTGCCGGTATCTGGCATGGTGCCGGACTGCAATTTCTGATCTTCGGCGTTCTGCATGGAACATATCTCACGATCAATCATGCGTGGCGCATTTTCACCCCGGAAGGACATCGTTTTCACCGCAGGGTGCCGGCGCCGCTGATGATCCTGCTGAGCTTTGTGTGTTTCGTCATAAGCCTGGTTTTCTTCCGTTCGGCCAATGTGCATGATGCGCTTTATATCCTGGGTACCATGGCGGGCGCGCATGGCCGCCACCTTTCGTTCAACAGCTTTCCCTATCTCGCAGAAATTCCCTCCATCTCCAAGTTCTTACGAAGCCTTCCTTCGGCTCTCCTGGCGCTGGGGGTATGCTTCTTCATCGTTTGGGGAATGCCCAATACGCAGGAGATTCTGGGCCAGCTGGGGCCTGATCAAAAACGCAAGCCCAGCCTGCTTCCGCGGTTGTCCTGGAAACCGACAACGTCCTGGAGTCTGGGGCTTGCCATGATCTTCTGCATCGCGATCCTGCTGCTGGATGCCAGCACCCGGTTCCTCTACTTCCAATTCTGA
- a CDS encoding DUF3761 domain-containing protein, protein MQATLGVELGPGLRSVRPPFGSAKRSDGNYSFRQNARGTCSPHRSVIL, encoded by the coding sequence ATGCAAGCGACGTTGGGTGTAGAACTCGGGCCCGGTCTGCGCTCCGTGCGGCCACCCTTCGGGTCTGCGAAGCGCTCGGATGGGAACTACAGCTTTCGCCAAAACGCCCGAGGGACTTGCTCGCCCCATCGCAGCGTCATACTTTGA
- a CDS encoding SDR family NAD(P)-dependent oxidoreductase, whose product MANKITLVTGASSDIGQAFIRSLLLQDADAIVLAHSFSGGSKIEGLQTEFGDRVVSLTADFSQASSVLAMADTILAVHGPPSAIVHLPALRLVYERFTKLKWDRLQADLAVQVQSAVLLLQRFLPLMAKMPQARVVFVLSSVVHGMPPKFLSLYTIVKYAQLGLMRALAAEYAATPVRINAISPSMVETQFLQDIAPVAVEMAAAANPLSRNARPDDLLGALHLLLSPGANYMTGVDIPIAGGTIC is encoded by the coding sequence ATGGCGAATAAGATCACTCTCGTCACCGGCGCCTCGTCCGATATCGGGCAGGCTTTCATCCGCAGCCTCCTGCTGCAGGACGCGGACGCGATCGTGCTTGCCCATTCCTTTTCAGGCGGCTCCAAGATCGAAGGCCTGCAGACCGAGTTCGGCGATCGTGTCGTTTCACTCACTGCGGATTTCTCTCAAGCCAGCTCGGTGCTCGCCATGGCGGACACCATCCTCGCGGTTCACGGACCGCCTTCGGCGATCGTTCACCTGCCGGCCCTCCGCCTGGTTTATGAGCGGTTCACCAAGCTGAAGTGGGATCGGCTGCAGGCGGACCTGGCTGTCCAGGTGCAGTCTGCGGTCCTGCTGCTGCAGCGTTTTCTACCGCTTATGGCCAAGATGCCCCAGGCACGCGTGGTTTTCGTGCTCTCGAGCGTGGTCCATGGCATGCCGCCCAAATTTCTCTCGCTGTACACGATCGTGAAGTACGCGCAACTCGGCCTCATGCGGGCGCTCGCCGCAGAGTATGCCGCGACGCCGGTTCGCATCAACGCGATCTCGCCCAGCATGGTCGAAACGCAGTTCCTGCAGGATATCGCTCCGGTCGCAGTCGAAATGGCTGCCGCTGCCAACCCTCTGAGCCGGAATGCGCGTCCCGATGATCTCCTGGGAGCACTTCATCTCCTGCTGTCTCCCGGCGCAAATTACATGACCGGTGTGGATATTCCCATTGCCGGTGGGACCATTTGCTGA
- a CDS encoding MaoC/PaaZ C-terminal domain-containing protein translates to MNLYRWPDIHLGLAHSFEAVFTEQMTKNFAELSGDINPLHVDAEYAAAAGFASPVIFGLMSSALYSQLAGVYLPGKYALLQGIDLDFNAPCFVGEVLTVKGEVTFMTEAYHRFEAKASIRKKDGKLVSKATLRIGFHGE, encoded by the coding sequence ATGAACCTGTACCGATGGCCCGACATCCACCTCGGCCTGGCTCACAGCTTCGAAGCTGTTTTTACCGAGCAAATGACGAAGAACTTCGCTGAACTCTCAGGGGACATCAATCCTCTGCATGTCGACGCCGAGTACGCCGCAGCGGCAGGATTTGCATCCCCGGTGATCTTCGGACTGATGTCCTCCGCGCTCTATTCGCAGCTTGCGGGGGTGTACCTGCCCGGCAAATACGCCTTGCTTCAAGGCATCGACCTGGACTTCAACGCGCCATGCTTTGTCGGCGAGGTGCTGACGGTGAAGGGTGAAGTGACCTTCATGACCGAGGCCTATCACCGGTTCGAAGCCAAGGCGTCGATCCGCAAGAAAGATGGGAAGCTGGTTTCAAAAGCGACTCTGAGGATTGGATTTCATGGCGAATAA
- a CDS encoding DUF2235 domain-containing protein, protein MKSIVLCADGTWNTPHGDTSTVTDTNVRKLYCALTNDPTQLKYYDSGVGTDGTPLDHLAGGAMGQGLFQKVQDCYAFLGNVYDPGDRIYLFGFSRGAYTARSLAGMIAAFGVPSINLDNSTVPRIFAAYREPDATKKAALKAALVTAYGLEEVKIQMVGVWDTVGSLGIPGIFFNMFNQKQFGFLDTKLHPSTTQAYHAVSIDERRAQFQPTLWTNADGSYRPNDANLEQVFFPGVHCDVGGSYEDSRLSDIPLSWMMQKAKENGLIFSAEAEKTYLTPGAANATGDPHDEWKILPWGLPEHRTIPPNATISNSVQMRLDGIKDYRPENVTLKDGKLSGYSVAAVLPYTKPGWA, encoded by the coding sequence ATGAAGAGCATTGTCCTCTGCGCGGACGGCACTTGGAACACGCCGCACGGCGATACCTCCACCGTCACCGATACCAACGTCCGCAAGCTCTACTGCGCCCTGACCAATGACCCGACTCAGTTGAAGTACTACGACAGCGGCGTGGGGACGGATGGCACGCCGCTCGACCACCTGGCAGGCGGTGCCATGGGCCAGGGACTCTTCCAGAAGGTGCAGGATTGCTACGCCTTCCTGGGCAACGTATACGATCCGGGCGACAGGATCTACCTCTTCGGCTTCAGCCGCGGCGCGTACACGGCGCGGAGCCTGGCGGGAATGATCGCGGCGTTTGGGGTGCCTTCGATCAACCTGGACAACTCCACCGTTCCGCGGATCTTTGCGGCGTACCGCGAGCCGGATGCAACGAAGAAAGCCGCGCTGAAGGCTGCCCTGGTGACGGCCTACGGGTTGGAAGAGGTGAAGATTCAGATGGTGGGGGTCTGGGATACGGTGGGGTCGCTGGGGATTCCGGGCATCTTCTTCAATATGTTCAACCAGAAGCAGTTCGGGTTCCTGGATACGAAGCTACATCCCTCCACGACGCAGGCCTATCACGCAGTCTCGATCGACGAGCGGCGAGCGCAGTTTCAGCCCACGCTGTGGACCAATGCCGACGGCAGCTATCGTCCAAACGACGCGAACCTGGAACAGGTGTTCTTCCCTGGGGTGCACTGCGATGTGGGCGGAAGCTATGAGGACAGCCGTCTCTCTGATATCCCCTTGAGCTGGATGATGCAGAAGGCCAAGGAAAACGGGCTGATCTTCTCCGCCGAAGCTGAGAAAACCTATCTGACTCCAGGGGCAGCCAACGCGACGGGCGATCCGCATGACGAGTGGAAGATCTTGCCATGGGGTCTGCCGGAGCACCGCACCATTCCGCCGAATGCCACGATCTCTAACTCCGTGCAGATGAGACTTGACGGCATAAAGGACTACCGACCGGAGAATGTCACGCTGAAAGATGGCAAGCTTTCGGGATACTCGGTGGCTGCGGTTCTGCCGTACACGAAGCCAGGCTGGGCTTGA